The genomic interval TATTCTACTCAATTCATGATTCAGCTTCTACACGACTGTTACTTGCATTTTGCCTCTTCAATACCCAGAATATGACATATATAAATTACAAACATATGTGTGACAAACTGTACTTGAACCTTAAGCTGAGAGACTGCTATGGATAATGTTCAATTTTTGGTTTCCGGCATAAAGAGTGAGATGTGAAATATATTTATGAGGAGTTCATAGAGCAAAACTAGTAAGGATCGGATCAAATTTGGTCGAGATAGGTGTAATTGCAGACGACTTGACAGGTGCAAACGATACTGGTGTACAATTCTCAAAGCAAGGTTTGAGGACGATAGTCCTCACAAGAGTCGAGTCGCTCAAAGATATGCCTAGAAATATCGATGTGATCGTCATTGACACGGAGAGTAGGGCTCTACCAAGCTCCTTAGCTTATGATAGAGTGAAGATTGCTGCTGAGAAACTCGTTGAGGCTAAAGTACCGATCATCTACAAGAAGATCGACTCCACCCTGAAAGGAAATATTGGCTCTGAATTGGATGGTGTAATGGACGTCACAGGAATTAAGACGGCAATAGTCGCCCCGGCATTTCCAGCAAATAAGAGGATAACTGTAGGCGGCTATCAACTTGTGAATCAGGTTCCTTTAAGCAAGACCGAAGCAGCCTTTGATCCGGTCACCCCTGTACGTGAGTCTCATGTTCCAACCCTGATAGCTAGACAGTCGAGGAGAAAGGTTGGATATGTGGGTTTAGCCTCGGTTATGGAGTTACAATCTTTAGTGGAGAATTTGAGAGACTGTGTTCAAAGAGGTGAAGAGATAATAATCTTAGATTCGATTACTCAAGGTGACTTGAAGAGGATAGCTCAGGCTGCTGTAAAATTGAATTTGCATAGGTTGACATGTGGTCCAGCAGGCCTAGCCGAGGAGTTGCCCCAAGCAATGGGCCTGATCTCAGGCAAGCCCGTGGTAGTTATCTCAGGTAGTGTGAGTGAGGTTACGATGAGACAGATAGCTCATGCAGAAGGTGCGGGATGCATCGTTGTTGAGGTGGATACTGCGAAAGTTATTAGAG from Candidatus Bathyarchaeota archaeon carries:
- a CDS encoding four-carbon acid sugar kinase family protein: MVEIGVIADDLTGANDTGVQFSKQGLRTIVLTRVESLKDMPRNIDVIVIDTESRALPSSLAYDRVKIAAEKLVEAKVPIIYKKIDSTLKGNIGSELDGVMDVTGIKTAIVAPAFPANKRITVGGYQLVNQVPLSKTEAAFDPVTPVRESHVPTLIARQSRRKVGYVGLASVMELQSLVENLRDCVQRGEEIIILDSITQGDLKRIAQAAVKLNLHRLTCGPAGLAEELPQAMGLISGKPVVVISGSVSEVTMRQIAHAEGAGCIVVEVDTAKVIRGQRIQEVHRVVNETKRIVSQGFDVIISSARTKEAVSGDLKIGESLGMTSVEVSNIIGLVLGEIASEVSAIGGVSGIFLTGGTTANRALEVMGAYGTEVDDEVSPGIPSSIIVGGRCSGLRIVTKAGGFGDEDAIMKWIRYLKMKGGK